A part of Candidatus Acidiferrales bacterium genomic DNA contains:
- a CDS encoding DEAD/DEAH box helicase — translation MKSASFVLGRQITDLLEAQGITVATPVQEEIIPAIANGQDVLAQSETGSGKTLSFAIPIIENLQRSDGLRALVLVPTRELCMQVTGEFFKYSSGKHLGIVSVYGGVSISMQASKLRSANIIVATPGRLIDLMNRNAVKLSSIKYFVCDEADRMLDMGFIRDVEKIARQLPPEHQTMLFSATVSKEIERLAGKYLRNPKNVRLASTVKPIFLRQTYCTVAPERKMDLLAGLLKEERHLAIIFCNRKHITVKLAKRLGGMGIHARCLNGNMSQPQRERVTSEFRQNKFNVLVATDVAARGLDIDNVSHVYNYEIPKDVESYTHRVGRTARAGKKGEAISLVATEDEKKFFQQILFKYRGEISLRDTGEMMRYPVPKGSIRASVNILKPEHNERKSGTAWKKRWHRMMGHEGKAR, via the coding sequence CAGACAAATAACGGATTTGCTCGAGGCACAAGGAATAACAGTGGCAACGCCGGTCCAGGAAGAAATTATTCCGGCGATTGCAAACGGACAGGATGTGCTCGCACAATCTGAAACGGGATCGGGAAAGACACTGAGCTTTGCAATCCCAATTATCGAAAATCTTCAGAGGAGCGATGGACTGCGGGCGCTTGTCCTTGTACCGACGCGGGAGCTTTGCATGCAAGTCACGGGAGAATTCTTCAAGTATTCGTCAGGCAAACATCTCGGCATCGTTTCGGTGTACGGCGGAGTCTCAATCAGTATGCAGGCATCGAAACTGCGCAGCGCAAACATTATTGTAGCAACTCCAGGGAGGCTCATCGACCTGATGAACAGGAATGCCGTGAAGTTGTCTTCCATAAAATATTTTGTCTGCGATGAGGCTGACAGGATGTTGGATATGGGATTTATCAGAGACGTCGAAAAAATCGCGCGCCAGCTTCCGCCCGAACATCAAACGATGTTGTTCAGCGCGACTGTATCGAAGGAGATCGAGAGACTTGCAGGGAAGTATCTGCGCAACCCAAAGAATGTGCGGTTGGCGTCCACGGTGAAGCCGATATTCCTGCGGCAGACATATTGCACTGTTGCGCCCGAACGGAAAATGGATTTGCTGGCTGGTCTTCTCAAGGAAGAGCGTCATCTGGCGATAATTTTCTGCAACAGGAAACACATCACCGTGAAGCTCGCAAAGAGATTGGGCGGAATGGGCATACATGCCCGCTGTCTCAACGGCAACATGTCGCAGCCGCAGCGCGAGCGCGTGACCAGCGAATTCCGGCAGAATAAATTCAACGTACTTGTCGCGACAGATGTGGCTGCACGCGGTCTTGACATAGACAACGTTTCGCATGTTTACAATTATGAGATTCCAAAAGATGTTGAATCTTATACGCATCGCGTCGGACGAACGGCACGTGCGGGGAAAAAAGGTGAGGCGATCTCACTCGTCGCGACGGAAGATGAGAAGAAATTTTTTCAACAGATACTCTTCAAATACCGCGGCGAAATATCACTGAGAGATACCGGCGAAATGATGAGGTACCCTGTCCCGAAGGGATCCATTCGGGCAAGTGTCAACATCCTGAAGCCTGAGCACAACGAGAGAAAGTCAGGGACTGCGTGGAAGAAAAGATGGCATCGAATGATGGGCCACGAAGGTAAGGCGCGTTAG